Genomic window (Festucalex cinctus isolate MCC-2025b chromosome 7, RoL_Fcin_1.0, whole genome shotgun sequence):
TAAGTTAGAGTtggcaatgttttatttttttatttttattttttttgcagagccATTCTCTTGCCCCATGTGTGCACTTGTCTTCAACAGCAGCAGCATCTTACAGGAGCATGTTGAGCTACACCTGCAGGAACAACACTCTGCAAAAGGTATTTTGTAGTACTGTATAAACAAATGTGTCAGAATTTGCAAAAGGCCATAATACTCAACAGAGAGATCACAACAATTAAATTAAGACAAGTTAAATCTCCAAATGTACATGAGTTTTTAGGAGCCATTTTAATGTGTCTTCTAAATCAGATTTTCCCTAAATGTCTTCTAGCAGAGGAGAAACTTGAGTGCCCAATGTGTCCAACTGTTTGCAGCGACATTACATCTCTGCAGCAGCATGTGCAACTGCATTTAGACGATGGCGCAGGTGAGATTGTTTTGCAGCATGAGTTTATCTGTTTAATGTGTCTCATTATAGAGGCTCATTACTCATTCTTCTTAGAGTCAGCTCACTGACAGTAGTTTGCCCTTGCTGCAGGGAGCTCTGATTCAGATGCAAAACTGGCTTGGAAGTTTCAGCaggaaatggataaaaagagGAGGCTGGAGGAGAAACGGCTGGAGAAGGAGCAGTTGAAAAAGTTACAGGTCTGAAGTTTACAGAGAAAATAGCGCAGATATAGTAGCTGAGGAATTTCATATTTTGATTAGAAATGTACACCTTTAACCATACGTTCATCTTAGATGTAATAGTGCACTCTAGCTCTTGCTTTACACATGCTCTGTGTAGGTGATGGCGAGGTGAAATCTTTCGTTACTTATATCCCTGcaaaaatgcttcattaatgtTGCATCCGGCAAGCGCAAATTGTACAAGTTGAAGTTATGCCACTATGTAGATAGAATATGTGGGTGCCAGTATTATCATAATGAGCATTACTGCCAAAATTATCAGGATTATCAGTGTTATCCTGACAATTGAGAAAGGAAAAAGTCATCGATACACACAGTGAAAGCTTTGACAACTCATTTTATTCTGAATGCAAAGCTATCAAATCTGATCTATTGTGACTCCCTGTTTTCCCATCACTCTCTGTCCACGACACCAGATAACCAAAATACAATTGTGCCTTTTTCTCATTATGCTTGTCATATAGTCTAGTATTTTATACTTGCGCTTTTATTTTCTGCATATCAGTTGGACCTGTGTGTGGTATGTTGCCTGTGCAGAAGCAGTTTGGCCTGGATGGCACCGGTGGCTATCGCACACAGATGGAGAAGACCATGGCGAGAGATGTGGCCAAGGGCACCATGGCCCCCGGGGAGTATCATTTTCAGTGGGCGGAGATGATGGAGTCTCTTTCCTCAGGAGTTGACGACGGCAAGACCAGAACTCAGGGTATGTGTATTTCCTGGTGCCGACCAACATTCCGCAAAGGTTaggactagtgctgtcaaagttaaagcgttaatcgcaaaaaaattattgcattaattgtttttttttttaattcttacttCAACCTATGCATTTAAACTCAACCAGTTCTTCAACATTGCCTCAATTGCACAAAGTGTTCCTTACTTTTTGATCTGTAGTTTCACGTGCATTCTTGTCCACCTGTGCCTAGGTGTCATTGGAGCTTTATGTCAGTACTATCAGACGAAATGCAAAGACTGCGTGCACGTGTGGCTGAGCGCTGAAACTGACCACTATTGCTCCTCGCCGGGTGACCAAGGCTGGGGCTGTGGGTACAGAAACTTCCAGATGCTGCTCTCCTCCCTTTACAGACTAGATGCATTTGATGCCTCTCTACCAGGTGTGCCATCATATCCACCGTAACAGGAAATAAGAGCAAGATTAGTATAAGTACCCTTTAAATACTTTATGAAGCACAAGGGCAGATTTCTGAGAAGCATTGATTGCAATTGGAAGGAATAAATGAACCATCTGTTAATTGTATTCTACTTAGAGTGGAtattaaaagtctacacacccctgttcaaatgtcagaTTTTAAGGTTTAAAAACAATAAGACCAAgataaaaggaagaaaaaatcaAAACCTATAACCTGTACATCTGAAGTGAAAAAAATTGAGGGGAAGAAAAGAAACTCAAATAATGTAATTGCATAAGTCTTCTAACGGGATGTGGCCGTATTCGGAATTAACCAGTTACATTTAATGGGAGTCAGTATGCACTATCACCTTTTgacctttttcctttttttttttttttttttctagcataaGTAACTGGGAGGTTTCAAGTGTGTTGATTAATGCACATCCCCAGTTATAAGAGGCTGTGCTCTCTTGTTCAACCATCAATATCCACTGTATTTGACCGATATTAGCTGAGAAACAACCTAAGTCCTCCAACTATATAGTTTGCTTGACATTACAGTAAGAGCAGAGCCTTTTTAAAACCAGCTACTTTTTGGGTACTGATTGGCATCATTCCTACAAACTTTTATCATATTGCACATAGCTATCATGAAACGAAAAATGATcaggttaaaaagaaaaaaaaaatcaaaatatttcattcatttgatGCTCACTCTGTCCCAGACAAATCAGTACCAAGTATCCCACGGCTGCAGAGTATGATTGAAGATGCATGGAAATTAGGACTGGATCCTCAAGGTGCGTCACACTTTAACCATAAACTGCAGGGAACACGAGCCTGGATTGGTGCCACAGAGATCTACGTCCTCCTCACCTTTCTAGGAATCAGGTGCTTACCGGTAAACTTGTTCTTACTGAATCGGGTAGTATTTATAGTTTTCTTTCAGGCCGTTTAGAAGTTAAATTAAGTTACATTACTTTTTAGTGGTAGATAATTAGTAGGTCATTGGTGCTGTTATAATGTCTACTTCTATAAGGTCCGCTTCTAAAGCAgtatcttaattttttttctggccgTAGTGAAATAAATACTCCAAAAATATCTTACAAATTACATCCAATGAAACAGTTAATTGCATAAAAATATGCTCAGTCCCACGAAGCGGTACCGGTCTGGTGGCCCAGTGTTTGGGGACAGCTCTGACAAACAAGCAGTGGATTGTTttaaatgttaactcattcactcagccattttcactgaagcagccccctttcgctcccggctgttttactggattttgaccgattttgcaaggcccacagaatattgtgttctattgctataaaaacatggaacctaccaaaagaaaaagtagagtctcctttcatcaggaagaaaaaaaaaaagtatatttcgatctgtttccattttgcagcagttagaattagattatagctaagtttcatcatttgtcacaaatctgcttagaattgtggggaaacagcttctTTTTAtcacggccctggttgatctcttatacactgctgccacctgctggccattttattaattattaccatttttttttttacccgttaactgcagttgggaggctgcatcaaagccttctgtatgctctagcataaaaaaaaaaagaacaacacaaacgtaaatacgtctttgggacacttaatacataacgtatttatacgtttttgggagaaaatgagttgaggtttaacacacttttttttttttttttttttttttttaagcggctCCATCGTTGACTTCCACCAGCCAACAGGTCCAGAAGACACCCACCCGCGGCTTTTTGAGTGGGTCAAACAGTACTTCAGTCAGCCCAGCAGGAGTAACAAATGGTCTTCCAGAGTCAGCCAGAGCTCCTTGCCTCCACTGTACCTGCAGCATCAAGGTACGCACACAGCAACACCACATCCCAAAACTTGCACACTGCACATGGCCCTGGAAAAGTCATTTCACTTGGGTTGCGTTTTGGACCACATATCACTGAGTGGGTCTGTCAAATCCAGTACTGTTAGAAAGGCAGTATTACGACTTAGGAATAGTAAGATCTTCATAGCAGTTTGGATGGTGCATGGGAAAATGGATTTCTAAAGGTTAAGATGGGCCAGAAATTCtccataattttttatttttttatgtcttgaAATACgagtttaattcatttcatAACTGCTCTTGtaactcaaaataaataatctttTACCATTGcattgaatggaaatgccattaatgaaTTCAAGCCTCCATCCAATATatgtctaatatatatatatatatatatatatatatatatatatatatatatatatatatatatatatatatatattaggggtgttaaaaaaatcgattcggcaatatatcgctatactacatcgcgcaattctcgaatcgattcaataggcggctgaatcgattgttttttttgttttttagtcttacgtcttaccgattcaacgtcttatcgtcattgccttttttttgtgtgtgtgtgtgtgtgtgtgtgtgtgtgtgtgtgtgtgtgtgtgtgtgaatcgatttttaaacttccatttttaatggaaaaatattcaacaaaacgtctgacttggggttaggattcacaccttgagcatggaagaatgttatatgaacggaacattaagccttaatattttattttaatgctgttcaaacatgaaacagattacaacctctataagactgaaatttcagataaataatacattttcatataaatcttacactttacaagcttactgattagtattttctaaatttgaatgaaaaaaaatcgcaacaatcgacttataaatttgtaccgggattaatcggtatcgaatcgaatcgtgacctgtgaatcgtgatacgaatcgaatcgtcaggtactaggcaattcacaccccttatatatatatatatatatatatatatatacacacacatatatacatattgtgatgtgtattttaCTGAGGTGAAATAGCACTCCATAATGTACTTTATGAAAATATACAGTAATGACATATTTTTGCCAAACTGCATCAATTGTTGCTCCTGCCTTGGACATCTGGGGGCAATATTAGAGAGACAGATGGATAAACTGTTCGTGGGGAGACACTTCAACTTATCAGTACGGCAATATTATTAGTCGTTCTACGTGGAGGATAAGGAATACATGACTGTGAGTCGAGTTGTCTCGATCCGATCATGTGTTTGGAAATTGGGGCCGATCATATGATTTTCAGCTGACTGGCatcggctaaaaaaaaaaaaaagatcagattTTTGAATGTCTAAAGTAAGAATACAAGGTTTTGTTTTCTTGATAGCTATATAAAAAAACTATCATGCTGGGATACCTTTTATTGTATACATTGTTTCAAATATAAGTGAGACAATTTGGacacgctgttttttttttcttttttttttttcttttttctttcattgcaTAACTGAGGCATGAGATTGAGACTCGGTATTGGCAGATAGTTAAAGCAAATGTTTTGGACTCTGGTGCAAAAATGTGATGGGGGCATCTCCAACTGTGAGTCAGGTACTATTACATTGTCTATATTTGTTGCTGCACTGTTTTGTGTTCGGTCCATTGCTGAAAAGGTTAAAGCATCGCAACATAGATGCCATATagtgttagcattatgctagcagATTGAAAAGATGAGCTCTATGATTGTATTAAATACCCAAGGTGATAttctttgttttacatttagttTGACAATAAACCTCAACTGAGAGTAGCAGCAGATAGCTTGAAGTCTCTTTTTCAAGAACAGTTCACTAATTGTATCTGCCAGATGCTTGGTGTGAAGTTAAGCTACTGCGACTATACAGTGCTTGTATCAAGTCAAAGGGGGTGAGAATCGGTCAAACGTATCTCAAATGTCTAATGCTTCTTCCTTACCCTGTCCCCTTAGGGCACAGTCGCTGCATTGTGGGTTTGGAGCAGCGGAGAAATGGAAGCCTGTGCCTTCTACTTTTGGATCCTATTTCACCGTCATCAGACACCTTGAAGTTGATGCGTAAAGACACCGTGTCCATAGCCATACGCCATGTCCGAATGCTTCCGAGCAGCCTGAAACATAAACAGTACCAGATAGTGGGAGTAGATGGTGTGTTGTCAGATGAGGAGAAACAGGTTAGTTGGCTGCAGTATGTgttgttttatatactgtacagtacagtgtGAAAGTCTCAGGCCACCATTCGATTTGTTTTAGCAATTCTCTGCGATTTGGATGTCATTCAGTAGTGCACAGTAGTTTGATCtatatcaaaatcaaatcattttcaaaattgGGGGGACAATTGTgctgtgtagttttttttgtttttttttaacgtaattTTTTGCATAATCCCGCTAAATGTATTTGTCCTTATATTTAGTTTTGTGCTATTTCTGGGAAAAGTTGCTATGAAAAGGATCATTATAACAATTGAGACTTTTGCACAATACTGTATGTTAATGTGTATTTTGCTAAATAAtgacaaatatttcattttaattgaacATTTCGAACATGTTTGCTTTAACAGACCCGCATCTTGAACTCCGCGACACTGTGTGCTGAAAGGATCCCATGAACTGAaacattatttctatttttttgtgtgtatgttttcACCATCTCTGTTTTTAATGTGAATATTATGTACAGTATGCTGCACTCATTTgctaataaatgttaaaaattcaTCACTGATGGTAGAGTGGGTCACTCGCTTAGTTAACTTGTTTAGGTAGTATGGGTTCAGTTGCTACTCGTGATCAGACCCCTCCTTTCGGTCTTCCGACTAAATGAAGACATTTCTTCAATAtcaactgctgggtcaaattatgCTTTTCTCCAGCTCTACACCTACTTTTTCACATTTAgcagattttattattttggccTGTCACTTTCTGTGCTCATCACTTTTATCAAAGCAGCTGTACGGTACGTCTTCTTTTCACTTTTTACTTCTTCCATGCTCTTGTGGCCTGTGATGTTGTTGGACGGTGGACCCAGTTCTTCCTCTTCAAGCCTCTGGTAAGGTGTTTTggatatattagagctgtcttTATCATTGATTGAACGATCTAACATTTTATCATCTGTAGACATCAACTCCTGTGTCAATCAAATTTCCATTGAGGAAGCAGAGGACATTTTTCAGCATTGTAGCGCTGTTATGCATATTgcaccaagaagaagaaaatagccAATTTAGGGATTTACCACCAAATTCTTTTGACCTGGAGtatcaaaaaacaaattttgtgcACAATTTTACTATACCTGTATactaaaatgcaaaacaataaTTAACTTGGTTAATAAGCAACAGATTAAGTGGTATAAGATTGTACACATGAATCAAGGCCTCGTCAACTGTGGCCAGTGTGTTTGGTGCTTGCTGGTGATATGATATGGAGGGGCTACACCTAAAATGTACGGAAAAAATTAAGTGCTGTGAATACTTTCTTGATGCACTGTATGCAGATAAGTTTATAGATGCCAAATTAAAATGCAGGTAAACTCTACATGATTAGATGTTGCAAGCAAATTATGTGACAACTCCCGAGGGACAAATTGAATGTTGTAAAATGAGGATTATATCCTAGTACATCATAGGAATCCCCCGAGATCCACCAAGTACCCCAAAATGGGCTGAGCAGCACAAGGATGACGAGGACAGAAAAATTATATTGCCAGAAAACGAGATTCAACTTGTTTTTCTTAACACTTTATTTAAGATAGGCTCCGTGATGTGATTCTTGCTGCTATTCCCCCAAAACTTAAATTCTTCAAATCAGTAATTTTATTTAAGTATAAACAGAACACTATCTAATATAGTTTAATTGATTTTGAACTTCCATTTGTATGGATTCCTTTGAAGAATTTGAAttcaaaaa
Coding sequences:
- the zufsp gene encoding zinc finger-containing ubiquitin peptidase 1 isoform X4, with protein sequence MSTQSRGVLTSETKRSLGMSFRVMENTGDLFEQKSPKQMRLATQKKEPFSCPMCALVFNSSSILQEHVELHLQEQHSAKAEEKLECPMCPTVCSDITSLQQHVQLHLDDGAGSSDSDAKLAWKFQQEMDKKRRLEEKRLEKEQLKKLQKQFGLDGTGGYRTQMEKTMARDVAKGTMAPGEYHFQWAEMMESLSSGVDDGKTRTQGVIGALCQYYQTKCKDCVHVWLSAETDHYCSSPGDQGWGCGYRNFQMLLSSLYRLDAFDASLPDKSVPSIPRLQSMIEDAWKLGLDPQGASHFNHKLQGTRAWIGATEIYVLLTFLGISGSIVDFHQPTGPEDTHPRLFEWVKQYFSQPSRSNKWSSRVSQSSLPPLYLQHQGHSRCIVGLEQRRNGSLCLLLLDPISPSSDTLKLMRKDTVSIAIRHVRMLPSSLKHKQYQIVGVDGVLSDEEKQTRILNSATLCAERIP
- the zufsp gene encoding zinc finger-containing ubiquitin peptidase 1 isoform X1: MLTCEICGEGIMLEEDMKTHMLLSHLDMHCPLCSLSGVSHDELCYHISSAHPDYQQKDQNSTDSTSCVLTTSTSLTGEFQTAGSCDTDLDAKPCGSSSDSSSLKQRTDAMSTQSRGVLTSETKRSLGMSFRVMENTGDLFEQKSPKQMRLATQKKEPFSCPMCALVFNSSSILQEHVELHLQEQHSAKAEEKLECPMCPTVCSDITSLQQHVQLHLDDGAGSSDSDAKLAWKFQQEMDKKRRLEEKRLEKEQLKKLQKQFGLDGTGGYRTQMEKTMARDVAKGTMAPGEYHFQWAEMMESLSSGVDDGKTRTQGVIGALCQYYQTKCKDCVHVWLSAETDHYCSSPGDQGWGCGYRNFQMLLSSLYRLDAFDASLPDKSVPSIPRLQSMIEDAWKLGLDPQGASHFNHKLQGTRAWIGATEIYVLLTFLGISGSIVDFHQPTGPEDTHPRLFEWVKQYFSQPSRSNKWSSRVSQSSLPPLYLQHQGHSRCIVGLEQRRNGSLCLLLLDPISPSSDTLKLMRKDTVSIAIRHVRMLPSSLKHKQYQIVGVDGVLSDEEKQTRILNSATLCAERIP
- the zufsp gene encoding zinc finger-containing ubiquitin peptidase 1 isoform X2, producing the protein MLTCEICGEGIMLEEDMKTHMLLSHLDMHCPLCSLSGVSHDELCYHISSAHPDYQQKDQNSTDSTSCVLTTSTSLTGEFQTAGSCDTDLDAKPCGSSSDSSSLKQRTDAMSTQSRGVLTSETKRSLGMSFRVMENTGDLFEQKSPKQMRLATQKKEPFSCPMCALVFNSSSILQEHVELHLQEQHSAKEEKLECPMCPTVCSDITSLQQHVQLHLDDGAGSSDSDAKLAWKFQQEMDKKRRLEEKRLEKEQLKKLQKQFGLDGTGGYRTQMEKTMARDVAKGTMAPGEYHFQWAEMMESLSSGVDDGKTRTQGVIGALCQYYQTKCKDCVHVWLSAETDHYCSSPGDQGWGCGYRNFQMLLSSLYRLDAFDASLPDKSVPSIPRLQSMIEDAWKLGLDPQGASHFNHKLQGTRAWIGATEIYVLLTFLGISGSIVDFHQPTGPEDTHPRLFEWVKQYFSQPSRSNKWSSRVSQSSLPPLYLQHQGHSRCIVGLEQRRNGSLCLLLLDPISPSSDTLKLMRKDTVSIAIRHVRMLPSSLKHKQYQIVGVDGVLSDEEKQTRILNSATLCAERIP
- the zufsp gene encoding zinc finger-containing ubiquitin peptidase 1 isoform X3, with the protein product MLTCEICGVSHDELCYHISSAHPDYQQKDQNSTDSTSCVLTTSTSLTGEFQTAGSCDTDLDAKPCGSSSDSSSLKQRTDAMSTQSRGVLTSETKRSLGMSFRVMENTGDLFEQKSPKQMRLATQKKEPFSCPMCALVFNSSSILQEHVELHLQEQHSAKAEEKLECPMCPTVCSDITSLQQHVQLHLDDGAGSSDSDAKLAWKFQQEMDKKRRLEEKRLEKEQLKKLQKQFGLDGTGGYRTQMEKTMARDVAKGTMAPGEYHFQWAEMMESLSSGVDDGKTRTQGVIGALCQYYQTKCKDCVHVWLSAETDHYCSSPGDQGWGCGYRNFQMLLSSLYRLDAFDASLPDKSVPSIPRLQSMIEDAWKLGLDPQGASHFNHKLQGTRAWIGATEIYVLLTFLGISGSIVDFHQPTGPEDTHPRLFEWVKQYFSQPSRSNKWSSRVSQSSLPPLYLQHQGHSRCIVGLEQRRNGSLCLLLLDPISPSSDTLKLMRKDTVSIAIRHVRMLPSSLKHKQYQIVGVDGVLSDEEKQTRILNSATLCAERIP